One Gemmatimonadota bacterium genomic window, CACCGTCAGCGTGACCGTATAGCTTCCCGCCGTCGCGTAGGCGTGCGTAGGCGTCGAGCCGCTGCCCGCCGTCGTCGCGTCGCCCCAGTCCCAGCTCCAGCCCACCACGCTGCCGTCCGAGTCGCTCGAGCCGCTCCCGTCGAAGCTCACTAGCTCGCCCGTCTCCGGCGCAACCGGCAGGTAGCCGAAGGCCGCCGTCGGGTCGATGTTCGGCGGGTCGGTCACGGTTACCAGCTGCGATGTCTGGTCCGTGCCGCCGTCGTCGTCGGTCACCGTCAGCGTGACCGTATAGCTTCCCGCCGCGCCGTAGCTGTGCGTCGGCGTAGCGCCGCTGCCCGCCGTCGTCGCGTCGCCCCAGTCCCAGCTCCAGCCGACCACTGCGCCGTCGCTGTCGCTCGAGCCGCTCCCGTCGAAGCTCACCACTTCGCCCGTCTCCGGCGC contains:
- a CDS encoding PKD domain-containing protein translates to APETGEVVSFDGSGSSDSDGAVVGWSWDWGDATTAGSGATPTHSYGAAGSYTVTLTVTDDDGGTDQTSQLVTVTDPPNIDPTAAFGYLPVAPETGELVSFDGSGSSDSDGSVVGWSWDWGDATTAGSGSTPTHAYATAGSYTVTLTVTDDQGGTDQTSQLVTVTDPPNVAPTADFSVSCVENNCLFIDLSTDSDGTVVDWSWDLGVRKGTSTEQSPSFTYKNAGTYTVLLAILDNDGAGASTSQELTIVCTTGRRGTRCR